In Leptospira licerasiae serovar Varillal str. VAR 010, the sequence GATACTGAGAAAAAATTCCGAAAAGGAGTCCTTGGGCTCCTTTTTTATACAAATGGGAATTTTCCGTATTCAGAAATTGTTTTGTCGATTGAACCTGTGATTTTAATAATACTTTCTATCGAATGGGGTATATAAGAATAATGCAATATTTCTTGGAAAGAAAGACTTCTACCTTTTCTATCGTTTAACCATTTTTCACAAACTTGATAGCCTCCTATTTTGTATTCCCATACCTCGTTCGAAATTTTTGCAAAATATTGTTTTGAATTGATCCAGACCCTTTCTTTTTCAATTTCATAACTTAATTTATCTACTACAGTATCCCCGGAGACTGGAAATTTTACTTTGGATGCGGTTTTGTTTTGCATCAATTGTAGGGAGACGATTTTTTCTCCGTATTTTGAAAGTTTTCTGAATAGCTCCTTGTTAGAAGTGATAGGAATACGAGGAAAGTCTCTCTTTAAAAATTCGGCATATCTCTTTCTGTATTCAGAGGAGTATAATATCGAAAATATATAATAAAATACTTCTTCATGGGTCGAAGATATATCTTTCGAATGCAACAGATCCAAAAATTCCTTTGAAAAATTTACGGACTTTTCCGTAAAAAGACCGGAATCATCTCCCACTAAATATAGTGGAAAGAAAAATGCATTATTCGATGTTTTGGGAGATAGGCCGATTACTTCTCCAGGGAGATCGGTAACAAGCGCATGAGCGAAATTCTCTCCCTTAGTCATCCTAGAAGTTATCAATGCTAAATTTTCATTCTGCAAAAGATGTTTCATTATCTCTTTTCTAGGGTAGCAAAGAAATCCTTTGGTTTTTCCAGTGTAATATGTGTATCTATAGTCAAAAGGTCGATAAAGTATCTTTGTGATATATTTCTTATTTGGGCCGGAGTCTAAAAGGTCCTTTTGGGCATAACTTACCTTCCAATCTCTTACGTCTTCACCTAGCTGAAATTCAACCCTTGCCTCCTCAGTCTCCATTTCGGAAAATCCGATTATAGTCTTCCATACTTCTTCGGGAGTAAAATGGATCGTGAGTTTGTCTCGAGCAGTCAATAGTCCTACTGAATGAGAAGGCATTATTTCGGTAATCTTAGGATATTTTTCATATTCGATCCTACGCTTGCTATCCTGAGGAACGAATAAACAAAGATCTTTAGAAGGTTCGATTTGATTCCAATTTGTATCAGAGAGGTCATGTTCCCTTAACCATTTATATTTTGTTTCCCTATCTCCCAATAACTCGGAATAGAATATTCGAGCAGGCTCTTTCACTTCGCCATTCTTCTTTTTAATAAATATGCTAAGCGCGACTCCTTGCGCTATTTCAAATACATTCTGATCGGAACTACCGTCTTTTTGTTTTTCGGCCTTGCCGGAGTTCCCATGTAAGTCTAATATATAAATATCATCGAAAGTATTTCGTAAACTTTCTCTCATTCCCCTAAATGTAGGGTTATCTAAATAGGCGTGATTCGTAATGAATGCAAGTATCCCTTCACCATTCTGTTCTATTTTCCATTGAGAGAAGCGGATAAATTTTACATAATCATCATTCAACCATTTAGGGTTCTTTTCATTGAGAGGCTTCCCGCCGAATTCAAAGTAATTTCCTGTGCCTTTATGTAATAAGTTATATATCCAATCTCCGTTATTCTTGGATTCTCCGAAATAAGGTGGGTTACCGAGTATTACTGCAATCGGCTTGTTCTCTTTGATTTCTCCGGCTTCTCTTGATTCATTTACCAAAAATTTATCGAAAATATCTTCTTCCTTAAAATGGACCGACTCTTCTAGAGTGTTAGTTAAGAAGATCCTGAGCCTATCGTCCGCTTCAAAATCATATCCTGTTTCTTTTAAATATAAACCTATCTTAAGGTGTGCAATCGCATAAGGTGCCATTAATAATTCAAAACCGAAGATCCTCGGAAGTAAATGTTTCGGGACGTATTTTTTCCATTGTCCTTCGTTCCCTTGAAAGGAAGCTTTGATCATCTTTATTACTTCGAATAAGAAAGTTCCGGTTCCTACTGCGGGATCTAAAATTTGGATCCTATGAGACTCTTCTCCATTCTGATCTGAAGAATTCTTCGAAATTGTGTCTGAATTGGCTAAACCGCCTTTAAATCCAAAATACTTTTTGTTTCTCAGAATATAATCTACGGTTTTAACCAGATATTTTACAACGGGATCGGGCGTATAATAGACTCCCTTTTTTTCCCGTATCTTGGAGTCATATGAAGCTAGAAAAGTTTCATAAAAATGAATTACCGGATCTTCATGTTTCGTCTTCTTGCCAAAGTCCTTTAAGATGGCTTGGAAATCCGCTCTATCCAATAGGTATGCTAAATTATCGACTGCCCAAGTCACTCTATCGTCTAACTCGGTGCCTGCGATAGTATTGAATAATCTTCTTAAAAATGGATTCGTTTTGGGAACTTCGAAACCGGCTGTTTTTCGAGTAAATTCTCCCGAAGAATGATTCGCTCTTGCGGCAAATAGACCGTAACAAATTGTCTGAGCGTACATATCGGCAAATTCCGCTTCTGAGAGTTGTTTGATTAAACGGGAATGAAAGGTTTTCATTTGATCCTTTAGTGCGGAGTCTTCCTTGGATTGAAGGGCCGAAAGGATTGTATTACGAATAACTAATGCGATTTTTCCCATCCTTTGGGCTAAATCTTTAGGGTCTTTGGCGACTCTTGTTTGCTCGTTTGCGAAACAATCTAAAAGGTCGATTACTTCTGATTCATATCCCGGAAAGGGAACTATTTTACTTCCCTTTCTGCTTGCGATTTTAACGGATGATCTTTTTTCTCCTTCTACGAACCATCTGAATTCGAGATAGTCGGTAACGATCAAATTTCCTAAACTTTCTTTATACCTTTGAATTTGTTCTGATTTTTCGATTTTATCTAAATTTTCCCCTATATCTTTAGTTTCTATATAACCGATAGGCGTGTTATTTCTTAAGATTACGTAGTCTGGAGCCCCATATTCGGTTCTTCTCGGCTCATTGTTTGCCAATAAAGAGTTATCGATTGAATGAAGAAGTTCAGCAAGGGGTGCACGATATGAAAGTTCCGTCGATACTCCGGTAGACGAAATTTCAGATAGAGAATGTATATATTTGGATAGGAATCCTATTCTAACGGTGCTGGATTGTTGTGGGCCGCCCTTGCTCATTGTATTCTAAAATAGAATATCCTATAATAGAATATTTTGGGTCAATGCGGAATTTTGATGTTTTTTCTAGAAAATGTCCGAAAAGGGGAGAATGGAGCCTTTTCCGGCCCGCTACACGGAATAAGCCAGCAGAGGCTTTAATTCGAATATTTCTTCTTTGTATTTTAAACGAGTCATTCTATATATTCTATTTCTGGAATATTCATTCCGGAACTGAATTTTTAAGTAAAAGTACACGCGAAAATCAATATTCCGGACCTGAGCCTCATAACGGGGAATTTCGAATTGCATACGTCTCCGTTAGGAGCATAATTATGGCAATGCCAATGTTTCGCAGAATACCGCGAAAGTTAGAAGAAATATTAGGTGATGAAGGAACGAACGAGTTTTCCGATTTTATCAACGATTCTTTCGCAGCTAACAAGGAGAATGTGATGGAACTTGTTTCGGATAGATTTGAGAACAGACTTTCGGAAGAATTGAATGTATTCCGCTCTGAATACAAAACAGATCTGGCAGATTTAAGAGCAGAATTCAAATCGGATATAGCTGAACTTCGGGCCGAAGTAAAAGAGGACATAGCAGAACTTCGTGCAGAATTAAAGGAGGATATTGCAGAGCTTCGAACAGAATTAAAAGAGGATATTGCAGAGCTTCGGGCGGAATTAAAGGAAGATATCGCCGAACTCAGAGCAGAGCTAAAAGGAGAAATAGCAGAACTCCGTGTCGAAATGAATGAAAAAATCTCAGAGCTCCGAATAGAAATTCACAAACTCATTTCTGCTCAGACAAGATGGATGTTAGGTGCGATCATAGCCTTGACGGGAATTTTCTCGATCATAGTCAAAATGTAAATTCTCGAAAGGGTTTTAAGATTTGGAAAGTTTTTCGATCGATCTGGCAGCGATCTCTTTTCTGAGATCTTGGGCTTTTATTTTAGAGGTCCTTGTTTCTGAAACTAGGTTTGGGTTCGCGGTTTTAGGATGTCCGCTCAAAAAGGGAGGTTCAGGATTATATTCGATCATCAATTGGATTTCTTCTGCGGCCATTTGGCCTTGGATCTCCGCTACAACTTGGAGTGCAAAATCGATCCCAGCGGTGACCCCACCTCCGGTGATTCTGTCTCGATCGATTACCACTCTATCTTCTTGTACGTCAATTTTGGGAAAAAGTCTTAATACATCGAGAGATAGCCAATGTGTGGTCGCTTTATATCCATTTAATAGACCTGCTGCAGCCAAAACCAAAGAGCCGGTGCAAACGGAGCTAATGTATTTGGAAGTTTTTGATTTTTCTCTCAGCCAATTCAGAATTCTTTCATTTTCCATGAGTCGATTGACTCCGAGTCCACCGGGAACTAAGACCAAGTCCAAGTCTATATTTTCATACAAACTTCTGTCCGGAAGAATGAAAAGCCCTCTTTCGGAAGGGACTGGGTCCTTTGTTTCGGCTATAACATGGACTTTGGAATTTTTCATTCTGGAAAATACTTCGTAAGGACCTACAAAATCCAGCGGAGTTAGGTCCGGAAAGATAAGTAATCCGATATTGAACGGCTCTTGCATAGATAAGATTGGATAGAACTAGGATAACTCTTCAAGTCGAATTCGAAGGAAAAACTTCCGGTAAAGTCGATGAAATCCTCTTCAGGAAATTTGAAAGGAGGGAAGAAAGAACGTTAATTGATAAATATCTGGGATATTAAATGAACTTCTATCTAATATCCTGATTTGGTATATTCTGAATTGGGAAGTAGAATTAGTTTTGCTTGGCTAAAACAATCTACACCGAAGAATATAAGATTTTCCAAAAGTTGCTAAAGAAGGCCCGGGAAGACGCAGGCTTAACTCAAGTGGATGTTGCAGACGCGCTCAAAACACCCCAATCTTTTATTTCCAAAGTCGAGGCGGGAGACAGAAGGATAGACGTTATCGAATTCTGGAACCTGGCAAAACTTTATAAAAAGCCTGTGGAATTCTTCTTCAAGTTTGAAGATAAAGCAGAACATAAATCTAAGAAGAAGTCTTTAAAAGCCGCAAGTTCTACTAAAAGAAAGTCCAAATAGCGTACGTTTTTGATCCGTTGGATTGCCAACCATTCTTTTCCTTCTGAGAAAAGAATAGCCAAGAACAACAGCTTCTCTAAAAAATTCCAATTGCCTTAAGGCAAAAAGCTAAATGAAGCCGAATCGAATTTCGAATCCATGGATCTATGGGATCATTCTGATCCTGACTGCCTACTTTTCCTTTTGGGCCGGAAGGCTAGGCTTGGATAATATGGAGCTACCTTTTTCGGATATCGGATATGAGACGGAAAGTATTGTTGATTCGCATTATTTCATCAGGCCGCGATTAATTCTCAAGAACGTTAGGTTTTATTGGCAGAAGGGTATTTTCGTCGAAGCGGATCGTCTCTCTTTGGAGGCTATTCCTAAAAACGGAGAAATTTTGCCTTTTGATCAGCCGGAACTTTTTAGCCTTAAGATCTTAAACGGTAATATCCATATTTCTTTCGAAAGTCTGGAAAAACTGATTAACGAAAGATTGTTCTCTTTTCCGGAATCTACCCTTCGTAAAATTAAACTTCGTCCGATTTTTCATAATGGTGTTTGGAAACTTAAGATCTCAGGGGAGGTCAAACTAGTAGTTTGGGTCTCATTCGAAGGAATTGCCACAGTTAAGATCGATCCTGAATCAGGTAGGATCTTGGTGGAGAACGAGTCCGTTCGAGCATTATTAAATCCTTATACAAAAGAACTTTTAAATACAGTTGGCGTGTCCATCGAAGACCTGATCCGTTTTCCTAAGGGGAAAGGATTGGTCTTTTCGGGGAATAAAGTGTTTTTTGAACCGTTTTCCGTTTTTCCCGATCCGGAAGTGGAAGGTAAGATTAAAGATCTTAAATTGAATGAAAATACCCTAGATATAGAGTTTATTGCGGAACAGGAGATTCCTTCTCCTAAAACAAATTCCAAAAATTATATCTATGTTACCGGAGGAAAATTACTCTTCGGAGGGATTCAAGTTCACCAAGGCAAGGTCTTACTTATAGACAGAGAAGAATCCTCTTTGTTCGATTTCTCCTTTTCCGAATATAAAAAGGCTTTGTCTCTCTCTAATGTAAGAATGGAGGAAGATGGGCGTATCCTCATCTTTATGCCTGATTCTCCGCCTCTTGAATAATCTTGCCGATTAATAAAATATTTCCAATCTTATAAAAATTTCTCTAATCGGGAACGTTCTTATTCGAAGTCGGTCCTCTTGTTGAAGAGGATACTTATGAATCTTTTCACTTCCAAGTCGCAGTTCCCCATATTTTGTATTAAGGGCGGGTTGCTCTTTTTATGGATTTTTTTGACGAGTTGTATTTCTCCTCAATTTGCAATGAGTGGGGGAGGGGGAAGCCCTTATCCTTCCGACTTTGTCTATAAAGGAGATCTATTCGGTTTACAAAATTGTTTGAGAGCAGGTTATTCAGTAGATACAAGAGATCCTTTTACTAGGAATTTTACGCCTTTAATGATCGCGGCAAGAGAAGGAGAAGTTGAGATTGCAGAATTTTTAGTTCGGAACGGCGCAGACATTAACGCTAAAACTAGAGATGGACATACCGCTCTAATGATGGCCGTTTACAATCGGAACCTTGATATAGTGAAACTACTTTTGAAGAATGGTGCCAATGTACATATCAAAAGTAAACAAGGACATACAGCATTTTCGGAAGCTAGTTTAGAAGAAGCAATTCAGATCAAAGAACTACTTCTTCCATATGAGATCGGTCCAAAAAGATGAAATCAGCATTTCAGATCGTTCTTGTTCTTTTATTTCTAGAATCTTGCATGAATGACGATCGCTGCATAAGGGACTGCGATAAGAACTTTTCCATCTGTCTGTTGGTTGCGAGCAATGAGAATTCTCTTGGGATCGGATTCATTTGCAAAGTAATTTGCGACGATTGTAAATCAGACTGTTATAGGGTAACCTCTTCCGGAAGGACAACCAGTACTTCCAGAGGTGGATCGGGTGGAGGAGGGGGAGGCGGTAGTTCAGGCGGAGACAGTGGTGGTGGCCACGGCGGAGGTGGTCATGGAGGAAGCGGAATCATATTCTAAGGTATAGATACAAAAAAAGGGAAACCGAGTCATTCGGTTTCCAGTTTGAGCTATTATGAAAATTTTATATAGAAAGTCTACTTCGCAAATCCTATCTGAGAAGTTATCGGCGTTTTTTCATAGTCTTCTTTCTTACCGGCTACCTCGTCAAAATAGGTTTCGTAATTCGGGAAATTTGTTCCCATGATCCGGTCCCAAAAATTAAAATAGAGACTATAATTCCCATGAAACTTTTGGTGGTGAAGGTTATGATGGGTGGAGGTGTTGATCCACTTTGTAATAGGATGACTCGCCCATCCTTTCGGTAAAAATTCATATCCTAAATGCCACCAAATATTCATTACCATCGCATAGAATGTGTGGAATATGAACACTCCGAAATGGATCGGCACTAAACTGATGAACGGCACAACGTAAATCGCTTCTAAGAAAGCTTCTGCCCAATGGAAATTGTATGCAGCTAAAGGAGAAGGGTTAACGGATTTATGATGGATCGCATGTACGAAAGAATAGACCTTTTTGTGATGCATAAGTCTATGAGCCCAATAAAACCAAGTTTCATGCCAGACGGTGATCAGGATATAACTTAAGATCGCATAAGCCCAACCTCTTTCGGAGATATCGAAGTAGAGCGCTCTCGGAAGATATCCTAACTTTTGAAGGCTGAAAGAAACGACCGCAACCAAGCTGAACATTATCATCGTGACTGCAGATTGTTTGATCTCATATACGACCTTCTCCCATTTTGGGAAATTTTTCTGGATCCTGTATTTTTCGAAGTATCCTTTTTTCCAAATCCAGAATATAAAGAATGCGAGTCCTGCTAATGGATAGTATCTGATAAAGTTCATTGAAAGTTGGAATAGTCCGAAATTCCGAACGCATTCCCAACTGAAATCACAAGCGTTAAATGCCATTTTTCCTCCGATCTCTGCATTCAGTTTACGTCGGATCCCGAAAGAAATCGTCCTCCCCGATCGGAGCGGAATAAAATATACGTCCAGACCGATCGAAACGGACTATTTGGACTTATTTTTGCGGATCTTGTTTCTGTATTCGGAGGGTGTAAATCCGGTTTCCTTTCGGAAAACCTCGTTAAAAGCTGATTTTGAGCCAAATCCCGAAGAGTAGGCGATGGACAACAAAACTTCTTGAGGATCGGATTCTATTTTCTTTTTTGCCTCTTCTACCCTGTGTTCATTCAATAATTGAAAGAAATTTTTTCCAATTTCATTGTTCAAATATTCAGAGAGTTGGTGCGTACTAATCTCTAATCTGCCTGCCAAAAATCCGAGTGTCAGATCTTCTTTTAAGAATACCTTCTCCTTTTGAAATAGGTCTTCTAAGTTTTGTTTGATACCATCTAGATCCAACCCGATTAGTTGGGAGGCTCTGTATTTTTTTTCCTCTTCCACTACTCTTTGTACTTCTAAGAAAAATTCGGGGAATCCTTGGCGCAGAATATACAAAGAGCATAAAAAGATCCCGATCAAAGAACCTACACCTTCTAAGCCTCTGATAGATCCTAAGAATACGGATATGGAGCCATATAATAAAATGATCAGAATACAAACGCTTACTCCTAAGATCGTAAGCATTCTTGGGTCTTTGTATATGACCGAAAACCGAAAACCCCAAAACAAACGAACAAATGTGGAAAGTAAAAATGCGAACACGACTCCCATGGCGCTTAAAACCGGGATTTTTAAAAATACTGGAAGCCCGGTGGTCTGCAGACTTTTGAGTAATTCGATCTTTTCCGGGCTTCCGGAAAAATAAAAGGGCGCCATCCAAATAAATATCAGTAGTGCGGGGATCATCTTGAGATAAAATATTTTTTTGGATTCCGGAGTGTTTCCCATGGCAAGAAGTAGATAACGTTCAATAAAAGGTCCCATGAGTCCGGAAACAGGAAGATGTGTAAGATACAAACCAGGGAAGTGGATGATCATTTTACAAGTCAGTAAGAATGCATGAGATAGAAAGATCCCCACTAAGAAAAAAATAATCGCTAGTAAGTTTTGTTTTTCTCCCCTCGGTGAAGAAAATATTTCTCCCAAAGAAAACAAAAATGCGAGTCCGATCGAGAAGACTAAAAATAAGGAAGTATAAGATTGGATTCCGAACTCGTTCATGTTGTAATTTCCGCGATACCAATCTTCTCCGCGGCCTTTACTAAAGACAAATCCGCAGAATATAATTTTGCGCTTCCTAAGATGCAACTTGCAAGCAAATGTGCATCTATCCAGCCGATTCCTAGTCCCGCCAAGGAATTTCTTTCTGAAAAGATCATGGTCTCTTTATGGTTTGCGATCGGAACTTCTTTCAGGAGGGCATATTCAGTGAGAAAAGAGTTCTTATTTTTAAAATTACCCAGACTGAGCTCTCCCTCTACCATAGGATGACGTCGAACCAAACCTTGGTGTAGAAGTTCCACTAGTTTTGGATCGGATCTGCGCAGGTGATTGATCCAAACGGAAGTGTCTACTAGTACCGCCGTCATTTAGGGGATTTTTTTCGGATAGGGCCTTCTGCTTTAGGATCGGTCCCTCCTAAAAGAGCCATTCTTTCTGCAGATTTTTCTCGAATAAGTGCGCGTAATCCTTCTTGGACGAGACGTGTCTTTTCTAAGATCCCGGTATAGTCTTGGGCGCTGGAGATCAGCTCGTCTGGGATGTATAGGGTGGTTTTGACAGCTGTCATATATGGTAATATATGGTTAAAATTGCCATATGTCAAGAGAGTAGGACCGGAAAAGTGATTTGGGGACAGAAAATTGATTCCGCTTCGTGGTTGATGGGGAAAATTCTGAATGTATGCACCCTTCTTCCCAAATGAATCGCTCACTTATGTCGCATAAGAACGAGGACATCACACTAAAGTCGAGTAGTGCTTTGGGGAAGAAGGCCCAAAAATTTCTCTTCCTTGCATAAATAATGCCATCTGGCTGGGAATCTTGGCTAAAACCTTGACCAGGGACCCTGGGTAAAAATACTGTGTATTTCTAGCTCCTATCTCTGGGAGCGGGTAGATAGACATGCCCTCTTAGCTCAGTGGTAGAGCACTTCCATGGTAAGGAAGGGGTCACCAGTTCAAGCCTGGTAGAGGGCTAAGTTCGAATAGGTCTGTAGTTTAATGGTAGAACAAGGATCTCCAAAGTCCTTGGTGGGAGTTCGATTCTCTCCAGACCTGGAGTTTTGATCCTAAAGGTTCGACAAAGTTTAGGAAGGATTTATAGTGAAGTTTGGCGCATTTATACAAGAGTGTAGAGAAGAACTGAAAAAAGTTCAATGGCCGAATAGACAAGAGGTGATGCAGTCCACCATCGTAGTTCTAGTCACGGTTTTATTTTTCTCTGCTTTCCTATTCTTTTCGGATACTGCGTTTGTGAAGCTTCTTACCGGATTCTGGAATCTGTAAGAACTTAGGATTAAGTGTGATTATGATGGCTGATTTGAAATGGTATGCGTTACAGACTTATTCCGGTCACGAGAATAAGGTCCAGAAGAATCTGGAAAAGCTGATCCAACAGCGCAAGCTGGAGGAGAAGATTTCTCAAGTGCGTATTCCTACCATGGAAGTCGCCGAGATGAAGAACGGCAAAAAGAAGGTTACTAAGAAAAAACTTATGCCGGGCTACGTTCTTGTTGAGATGGATATGGACGAGGACCTTCGATTCATGATCCAAAGTCTTCCTTCTGTTTCTACTTTTGTGGGATCCAAAGATGGGGGACCGGAGCCTCTTTCCGTTGACGAAGTGAAAAATCTTTTCGCGGAAACCGGAGAGTTCCAATCAGAGGAGCCAGTTACTCCTCGCTTATTGTTTAAAGTGGGAGATAGCCTGAAGATTATCGACGGGCCTTTCGCGAATTTTACTGGAGTCGTAGACGAGATCTTCCCGGACAAAGGAAGACTCAGAGTGAAGGTGGAGATTTTCGGACGCTCTACCCCTGTGGAATTAGATTATCTACAGGTCAAAACCGAACCCTGACCGGTGGGAGAACCGGGAGAAACAAATAAGGTGTTTCGCCAATGGCAGCAAAAAAAGTAGTAAAGCAGATTAAGCTCCAGGTTGAAGCCGGTAAGGCCAACCCTGCTCCTCCAGTCGGACCGGCACTCGGTCAGGCAGGATTGAACATTATGGAGTTCTGCAAGCAGTTCAACGAGAGATCTAAAAACCAAATGGGTTATAAGCTCCCCGTTGTAATCACAGTATTCTCCGACAGGAGTTTTACATTCATTACCAAGTCCCCTCCGGCAGCTCTTCTTGTTAAGAAAGCGATCGGATTAGAGACCGGTTCCGCAACTCCTCATACTGTTAAGGTAGGGAAGATTTCTCGTAAGCAATTAGAAGAAATTGCTAAAACCAAAATGGAAGACTTAAACGCGAACGATCTGGACGCAGCTGTTCAAATTATCGCCGGAACTTGTCGTTCTATGGGCGTTACGGTAGAGGGTTAATCATGAAACGCGGAAAAAAATATCGCGCGGCTAAAGAGAAAGTCGACGCAACTAAAGTTTATCCGATCGATAAAGCCGTAGAATTAGCTCAGGCTTCTTCTTACTCTAAATTTGACGGTACGATCGAGATCTCTACAAAAGTTAATTATAAATCTCTCCAAAACGTGAGAGGGACTATCTCTCTTCCTCACGGAACCGGTAAACTGGTTCGGGTTCTTGTTTTCTGCAAAGGAGACAAACAAAACGACGCGAAAAACGCAGGTGCGGAATTCGTGGGCGATATGGACCTGATCGAGAAAGTAGCCGGTGGTTGGACCGACTTCGATGCTTGCGTTGCTACTCCTGACATGATGAAGGAAGTAGGTAAGCTGGGACCGATCTTAGGACGTAAAGGTTTAATGCCTAAGCCTAAGGCTGGAACAGTGACTAACGATGTTGCGAAAGCAGTTGGCGAACTGAAATCAGGACGTATCGAATATCGTCCGGACAAAGGCGGAGTCGTTCACCTAGGAGTTGGT encodes:
- the rplK gene encoding 50S ribosomal protein L11; protein product: MAAKKVVKQIKLQVEAGKANPAPPVGPALGQAGLNIMEFCKQFNERSKNQMGYKLPVVITVFSDRSFTFITKSPPAALLVKKAIGLETGSATPHTVKVGKISRKQLEEIAKTKMEDLNANDLDAAVQIIAGTCRSMGVTVEG
- the rplA gene encoding 50S ribosomal protein L1, with translation MKRGKKYRAAKEKVDATKVYPIDKAVELAQASSYSKFDGTIEISTKVNYKSLQNVRGTISLPHGTGKLVRVLVFCKGDKQNDAKNAGAEFVGDMDLIEKVAGGWTDFDACVATPDMMKEVGKLGPILGRKGLMPKPKAGTVTNDVAKAVGELKSGRIEYRPDKGGVVHLGVGKVSFDHTKLVENIRTVVQTLLRDKPSDAKGDYLKTFSVSPTMGAGVKVDVKELVNTSL